One window of Brevibacterium pigmentatum genomic DNA carries:
- a CDS encoding FtsX-like permease family protein, whose translation MIAVALAQIRIHWARFLAIGLGIALASGFVATTLIINSSLQDSLEHAVGRSFEKSDLTVVPSRDVFVGGDEASPLLGPLAEVDGVDTASLSARTVTTGRGAAFSESSFALSPVPADERLDSFDMVSGQRPDSTTDLVLDTRTASDLKVGVGDEIRFTVDAVPVESGNDDMPIYRGPSQSSVTFSVVGIAEMGQDPAMPGATRALTTASGYQEYFAQQGDVIAIQIALEDGADPEAVRSKLQRVIDDSDLDGSLEALTVDDAVQAKTDRLSGGNVVVTGLLLVFAGISVIVAILVVSNTFSVIVAGRRREFALLRCLGATRLQMYGSVVAEGLFVGLLGSIFGVLAGVVVSRGLMAAAVRYWPEEFPYDTLTVPVSALVAGVVVGALLTIVATIRPARSAIAVTPLEALQPFDASISPNTRARPRHLVGFGFIGLGIVLVIVSVYAVSTTQFWILGGALGGGLVVTGLVISAAKIIPPVVAWTGEVLFSPWGVPGQLATLNTLRNPRRTAATATALIIGVTLVATILVGGMSTKATLSHGLDQRYPVDISVPLSGLVDDDQLDDLREIPGVSTAVIAHRAEAVEDFKGSRPEIFVLDPDSAETVLGDSAADIVTGRVTVPDDYPSPTVRVKGLNEMSVPAHRDGLSSLAFFTTPDVGNALGISATTTAVLVRLDEDVEVDEITRIRQSVAETLDVSSEEVGGSAVARGAYSELIDVMLAGAVALLFVSVIIALIGVSNTVSLSVIERRRENALMRALGLSIAQLRTLLALEAVLISSVAALLGLVLGGALGIVGTRLVTHDYSTDLIVDFSAPSFLGILGVAIIAGILSALAPAMRASRLSPVEGLKLDF comes from the coding sequence GTGATCGCAGTCGCCCTCGCGCAGATTCGGATCCATTGGGCCCGGTTCCTCGCAATCGGCCTCGGCATCGCATTGGCTTCCGGATTCGTCGCGACCACCCTGATCATCAACTCCTCACTGCAGGACAGCCTCGAGCATGCCGTGGGTCGCTCATTCGAGAAGTCCGACCTCACCGTCGTCCCGAGCAGAGACGTCTTCGTCGGGGGCGACGAGGCCTCCCCGCTGCTGGGGCCCCTGGCCGAAGTCGACGGTGTGGACACAGCATCTCTGTCGGCCCGCACAGTGACCACTGGGCGGGGAGCGGCATTCTCCGAAAGTTCCTTCGCACTGTCACCGGTGCCCGCGGATGAACGGCTCGACTCCTTCGACATGGTCTCCGGTCAGCGCCCGGACTCGACGACCGATCTCGTCCTCGACACCCGCACGGCAAGCGATCTCAAGGTGGGAGTCGGTGATGAGATCCGCTTCACCGTCGATGCGGTTCCGGTGGAGAGCGGCAACGATGACATGCCCATCTATCGGGGTCCGAGCCAGAGCAGCGTCACCTTCTCCGTCGTCGGCATCGCGGAGATGGGGCAGGATCCGGCGATGCCCGGCGCCACGCGAGCACTGACGACCGCCTCTGGCTATCAGGAGTACTTCGCTCAGCAGGGTGATGTCATCGCCATCCAGATCGCTCTCGAAGACGGTGCGGACCCGGAGGCGGTGCGATCCAAGCTGCAGAGGGTCATCGACGATTCGGACCTGGACGGCAGCCTCGAAGCGCTCACCGTGGACGATGCCGTGCAGGCGAAGACCGACCGTCTCTCCGGCGGCAATGTCGTCGTGACCGGACTGCTGCTCGTCTTCGCCGGAATCTCCGTCATCGTCGCCATCCTCGTCGTCTCCAACACTTTCTCCGTCATCGTCGCCGGACGCCGCCGCGAATTCGCGCTGCTGCGCTGCCTCGGTGCCACCCGCCTGCAGATGTACGGCTCGGTCGTGGCCGAAGGACTCTTCGTCGGACTTCTCGGGTCGATCTTCGGCGTCCTCGCCGGCGTCGTCGTCAGCCGCGGACTCATGGCCGCGGCCGTGCGCTACTGGCCAGAGGAGTTCCCCTACGACACCCTCACCGTTCCCGTCTCCGCTCTGGTCGCCGGTGTCGTCGTGGGCGCTCTGCTGACGATCGTGGCCACCATCCGTCCGGCTCGCAGCGCCATCGCGGTGACACCGCTCGAAGCGCTCCAGCCCTTCGACGCATCCATCTCGCCCAACACCCGTGCCCGACCCCGCCACCTCGTGGGCTTCGGGTTCATCGGCCTCGGCATCGTCCTCGTCATCGTCTCCGTCTATGCGGTGTCGACCACTCAGTTCTGGATCCTCGGCGGAGCGCTCGGCGGAGGGCTCGTGGTCACGGGACTGGTCATCAGCGCCGCGAAGATCATCCCTCCCGTCGTCGCGTGGACGGGGGAGGTGCTGTTCAGCCCCTGGGGCGTGCCCGGACAGCTGGCGACCCTGAACACCCTGCGCAATCCGCGCCGCACCGCGGCCACAGCCACTGCGCTGATCATCGGTGTGACCCTGGTGGCGACGATCCTCGTCGGCGGCATGTCGACGAAGGCGACGCTCAGTCACGGACTCGACCAGCGCTATCCCGTCGACATCTCCGTGCCGCTGTCGGGCCTCGTCGACGATGACCAACTCGACGATCTGCGCGAGATCCCCGGGGTGTCCACCGCTGTCATCGCCCACCGCGCCGAGGCCGTCGAGGACTTCAAGGGGTCCCGCCCCGAGATCTTCGTCCTCGACCCGGACAGCGCCGAGACAGTGCTCGGAGACTCGGCAGCCGATATCGTGACCGGTCGGGTCACCGTGCCCGACGACTATCCGTCTCCGACGGTGCGGGTGAAAGGGCTCAACGAGATGAGCGTGCCCGCGCACAGGGACGGGCTCTCCAGCCTCGCCTTCTTCACCACCCCCGACGTCGGCAACGCCCTCGGCATCTCGGCGACGACGACGGCCGTGCTCGTCCGTCTCGATGAGGACGTCGAGGTCGACGAGATCACGCGCATCCGCCAGTCCGTTGCCGAGACACTCGACGTCTCGAGCGAAGAGGTCGGCGGTTCGGCCGTCGCCCGCGGCGCCTATTCCGAACTCATCGACGTCATGCTCGCAGGGGCCGTGGCGCTCCTCTTCGTCTCCGTGATCATCGCGCTCATCGGAGTCTCGAACACGGTCAGCCTCTCCGTCATCGAACGCCGGCGGGAGAACGCGCTGATGCGGGCGCTGGGCCTGAGCATCGCGCAGCTGCGGACCCTGCTGGCGCTCGAAGCCGTGCTCATCTCATCGGTGGCCGCGCTGCTCGGGCTCGTCCTCGGCGGTGCCCTGGGCATCGTCGGCACACGGCTGGTCACGCACGACTACTCCACCGACCTCATCGTCGACTTCTCCGCACCGTCCTTCCTCGGCATCCTCGGCGTGGCGATCATCGCGGGGATCCTCTCCGCGCTGGCACCGGCCATGCGAGCATCTCGGCTCTCACCTGTCGAGGGGCTCAAGCTCGATTTCTGA